In a single window of the Mustelus asterias chromosome 3, sMusAst1.hap1.1, whole genome shotgun sequence genome:
- the capn10 gene encoding calpain-10, with translation MTIWDMEIPGKKLFEDTDFPASSTSLFANYSTPIAKFRGKITWLRPQEISSSPRLFPENPQDGYIKQGLLGDCWFLCACEALRKNRLLLDKVIPSGQDSWTQSGCLRCRFWKFGHWVEVVIDDRLPCIGRKLCFSRCRSEGVFWLPLLEKAYAKLHGCYEQLWAGQVCEALVDVTGGLADRWSLKSYRQSNEKNAHFCFSERSKFKLMKDLNDKSFISCSVHGSAKGSSERAEFHAFCVTDVKQISGLEGNYVNLLKIRNMWDRQCWNGSWQEGGDGWKKLDPAIATLLQSTAEEGEFWVEEHEFFRDFDEVTVGYPINMESHILSLVTGKSLCQTLQLSGQWVNGQSAGGCRNNSSFCSNPKFWLRILVPGEVVIAVLQKRENSSSRSGEACWSENAAAHCQNSQEWLTADIPHQKRYRAIGLHVWKVEKKRFNLQRTVAKAPTISTECHMYDREVKLHCDLTPGYYLVIPSTFMKDEDGHFLLRAFSTSKISLSVVKAAHSLTQFEENSEGEWEIMQFTDSWINGKSAGGSRNFPTYNTNPHLPFSILSDTGVGNVRITLCQENVDGQFLPIGFHVYQVHGGENLNQASPQLLEPVVTCVPHRYTQEMTQLCTLPTGNYEVIPSTYLPNSEAQFTVTVEIKIDRKPFQCRENLGQTINEVSYTSVMQR, from the exons ATGACCATTTGGGATATGGAAATCCCAGGGAAGAAACTATTTGAAGATACTGACTTCCCTGCTTCTAGCACGTCTCTTTTTGCAAACTATTCTACACCCATTGCCAAATTTAGAGGTAAAATTACATGGCTGCGACCACAG GAAATTTCCTCTTCTCCTCGGTTGTTCCCAGAAAACCCACAGGATGGATACATCAAACAAGGGCTATTGGGAGATTGCTGGTTCTTGTGTGCTTGCGAAGCTTTGCGTAAAAACAGATTACTGTTAGACAAG GTGATACCTTCAGGCCAGGACTCATGGACACAATCTGGATGTTTAAGGTGTAGATTTTGGAAGTTTGGACATTGGGTTGAAGTGGTAATAGACGATCGATTGCCGTGTATTGGTCGCAAGCTCTGCTTTTCTCGTTGTCGCTCTGAAGGAGTGTTTTGGTTACCATTATTGGAAAAGGCATATGCCAA ACTCCATGGTTGCTATGAACAGCTGTGGGCTGGTCAAGTTTGTGAAGCTCTAGTGGACGTCACAGGAGGCCTGGCGGACAGATGGTCTCTGAAGAGTTACAGACAAAGCAATGAAAAGAATGCTCATTTCTGCTTCTCTGAAAGATCAAAGTTCAAATTGATGAAGGATTTAAATGATAAGAGCTTCATTAGTTGCTCTGTTCATGGGTCGGCAAAAG GATCCAGTGAGCGTGCAGAATTTCATGCCTTCTGTGTAACTGATGTGAAGCAAATTAGTGGACTCGAAGGCAATTATGTCAATTTGCTAAAGATAAGAAACATGTGGGATAGACAATGTTGGAATGGTTCCTGGCAAGAAGG GGGTGATGGTTGGAAGAAATTGGATCCTGCCATTGCTACACTACTGCAGTCCACGGCAGAGGAGGGGGAGTTCTGGGTGGAGGAACATGAGTTTTTTCGAGATTTTGACGAGGTAACGGTGGGTTATCCAATAAATATGGAGAGTCACATCCTCAGTCTTGTAACAG GTAAAAGTTTGTGCCAAACACTGCAACTTTCAGGACAATGGGTCAATGGTCAATCTGCAGGTGGTTGCCGTAACAACAGCAGTTTCTGTAGCAACCCCAAATTCTGGCTGAGAATTCTGGTTCCAGGTGAAGTAGTTATCGCAGTTTTACaaaagagagagaattccagcagCAGGAGTGGCGAAGCTTGTTGGTCGGAAAACGCTGCGGCGCATTGTCAAAATAGTCAAGAATGGCTCACCGCTGATATTCCCCATCAGAAACGCTATCGAGCAATAGGACTACATGTATGGAAG GTGGAGAAGAAGCGATTTAATTTGCAGAGAACTGTTGCCAAAGCTCCAACCATTTCAACAGAGTGCCATATGTATGACAGGGAAGTGAAACTACATTGTGATCTAACACCTGGCTACTATCTTGTCATCCCCAGTACATTCATGAAAGATGAAGATGGACATTTTCTGCTACGTGCTTTCTCAACATCGAAAATTTCACTGAG TGTAGTGAAAGCAGCTCATTCACTTACTCAGTTTGAGGAGAATTCGGAAGGGGAGTGGGAGATAATGCAGTTCACAGATTCATGGATCAATGGAAAGAGTGCCGGTGGAAGCAGGAACTTCCCAACATACAACACTAATCCACATTTGCCATTCTCAATCCTCTCCGATACTGGTGTCGGGAACGTTAGAATCACACTCTGCCAGGAAAATGTTGATGGACAGTTCCTGCCAATAGGATTCCACGTTTATCAG gttcacggtggtgAAAATTTGAATCAAGCATCTCCTCAGCTTCTCGAGCCTGTGGTAACTTGTGTGCCTCATCGCTACACACAGGAAATGACTCAGCTTTGCACTCTACCGACTGGGAATTATGAGGTCATTCCTTCTACATACCTGCCCAACAGTGAGGCACAATTTACAGTCACAGTAGAAATCAAAATTGACAG